A single region of the Triticum dicoccoides isolate Atlit2015 ecotype Zavitan chromosome 2B, WEW_v2.0, whole genome shotgun sequence genome encodes:
- the LOC119363992 gene encoding NADH dehydrogenase [ubiquinone] 1 alpha subcomplex subunit 2-like, translating into MAWRASLSRNVKEIRFLFCQSSPASGPAREFVKKNYGDIKTRNPTLPVLIRECSGVEPQLWARYDMGVERCVRLDGLTEAQIDKKLEELAKAGVA; encoded by the exons ATGGCGTGGCGGGCGAGCCTATCCCGGAACGTGAAGGAGATCCGCTTCCTCTTCTGCCAGTCTTCCCCTGCCAGCGGCCCCGCCCG GGAGTTCGTGAAGAAGAACTACGGTGACATCAAGACCCGCAACCCCACCCTCCCCGTCCTCATCCGCGAGTGCTCCGGCGTCGAGCCTCAGCTCTGGGCGCGCTACG ATATGGGTGTGGAGAGGTGCGTGCGCTTGGATGGCTTGACAGAAGCCCAGATCGACAAGAAGTTGGAGGAGCTAGCCAAGGCAGGAGTTGCTTAA